The proteins below come from a single Alphaproteobacteria bacterium genomic window:
- a CDS encoding phage Gp37/Gp68 family protein: protein MQTTKNKKLKINSWNPFTGCTKISPACQNCYAEALADKLNRWRTPGYENTFKFTVHHDRIKNAAPLKRKKPTSYFINSMSDTFHEDATKEDIDAVMDVVRRAHWHNFYILTKRSKRLREYFAKETAPDNLWVGVTVEDKKHGLPRLKDLQQIKCKNKHICCEPLLDDLGEIDLSQIKWVVGGGESGPNARQTKLEWVESLVKQCKKQHVHLYWKSWGTYGPDGVKRKKGDTDCSVNGKIYLSFPKDLMPDSGELF from the coding sequence ATGCAAACCACAAAAAATAAAAAGTTGAAAATAAATTCCTGGAACCCTTTTACGGGTTGTACCAAAATATCTCCAGCCTGCCAAAATTGCTATGCTGAAGCATTGGCCGATAAACTAAATCGTTGGAGAACTCCTGGATATGAGAATACATTTAAATTTACTGTCCATCATGATAGAATTAAAAATGCAGCTCCCCTAAAGAGAAAGAAACCCACCAGCTATTTCATCAACTCCATGAGTGACACCTTTCACGAGGATGCCACAAAGGAGGACATTGATGCCGTTATGGATGTGGTGCGTAGAGCCCATTGGCATAATTTTTATATATTAACTAAACGTAGCAAAAGACTTAGGGAATATTTTGCTAAAGAAACGGCTCCGGATAACCTATGGGTAGGAGTAACGGTTGAAGATAAGAAACATGGATTACCTAGATTGAAAGACCTGCAACAAATAAAATGTAAAAACAAACACATCTGCTGTGAACCACTGTTAGATGATCTGGGAGAAATTGATCTAAGTCAAATAAAATGGGTAGTTGGCGGGGGAGAAAGCGGACCTAATGCTCGCCAAACTAAATTGGAATGGGTTGAATCCCTCGTAAAACAATGCAAAAAACAGCATGTACATCTTTATTGGAAATCCTGGGGAACCTACGGTCCAGACGGTGTTAAAAGAAAAAAAGGAGATACAGATTGCTCTGTGAATGGAAAGATATATCTATCATTTCCGAAAGATTTGATGCCAGATTCTGGGGAGCTGTTTTAA